A part of Streptomyces sp. NBC_01451 genomic DNA contains:
- a CDS encoding hydrolase: protein MTLWTSLEPASATVDPGGSTTVRLRLRNTGDVVDEYRFEPVGPIAPWTRIEPQTLRLYPGTTGSVDLTFAPPRTPDATAGPNPYAVRITPTEHPEATTVPEGNLTITPFTEVRAELVPPTVKGRFRGRPKLAVDNLGNTRLTASVSGSDNGDNLSYDIHPGSVQVEPGRAVFVDARLKPRQIIWFGGKEDRPYKLAVQRSGAVPIDVDGTFVQRGFLPRWLATFLGVFLALAITFVMLWISYRPQVGTRAKEFESAGTISTLPPPSPTAVATTPPVAPSQEAVQNPVVSAPPQSAEAPAAGGGSESPAAGGGGGGGAPKKETKAPEVTAATAVTQLAARSTGRHICYRAYVADQGWQAPVCDGAEAGTTGKDLPIKAVNIAVSGTKGTAGSGAFQYQNWKGTKWTSAVNGIDNYLGSTKESDEPLQGFTIQVFDGSVCGNPHVQDRGWLGVVCTDAGGWKYIGSDMNEHLQLEAFRITV, encoded by the coding sequence GTGACCCTTTGGACTTCCCTGGAGCCCGCCTCCGCGACCGTCGACCCCGGCGGCAGCACAACCGTCCGGCTGCGCCTGCGCAACACGGGCGACGTCGTCGACGAGTACCGCTTCGAGCCGGTCGGCCCCATCGCCCCGTGGACCCGGATCGAGCCGCAGACCCTCCGTCTCTACCCGGGTACGACGGGCTCCGTGGACCTGACCTTCGCCCCGCCCCGCACCCCGGACGCGACGGCCGGCCCGAACCCCTACGCCGTCCGCATCACACCCACGGAACACCCGGAGGCGACCACCGTCCCCGAGGGCAACCTGACGATCACCCCCTTCACCGAGGTACGGGCGGAACTCGTCCCGCCGACCGTGAAGGGACGTTTCCGGGGACGCCCGAAGCTCGCCGTCGACAACCTGGGCAACACCAGGCTCACCGCCTCCGTCAGCGGCAGCGACAACGGCGACAACCTGTCGTACGACATCCACCCGGGCAGCGTCCAGGTCGAGCCGGGGCGGGCGGTGTTCGTCGACGCACGCCTCAAGCCCCGCCAGATCATCTGGTTCGGCGGCAAGGAGGACCGGCCGTACAAGCTCGCTGTGCAACGCTCCGGCGCCGTACCGATCGACGTCGACGGCACGTTCGTACAGCGCGGTTTCCTGCCCCGCTGGCTCGCCACCTTCCTCGGTGTCTTCCTCGCCCTCGCCATCACGTTCGTCATGCTCTGGATCTCCTACCGGCCTCAAGTGGGCACCAGGGCAAAGGAGTTCGAGTCGGCCGGCACCATCAGTACCCTTCCGCCGCCCAGCCCCACGGCCGTGGCCACGACTCCGCCCGTGGCGCCCAGCCAGGAGGCCGTCCAGAACCCCGTCGTGAGCGCGCCCCCGCAGTCGGCGGAGGCGCCGGCCGCCGGAGGCGGGAGCGAGAGCCCGGCGGCCGGGGGCGGCGGGGGCGGCGGCGCGCCGAAGAAGGAGACGAAGGCGCCGGAGGTGACCGCCGCCACGGCGGTGACGCAGCTGGCGGCCCGCAGCACGGGACGGCACATCTGCTACCGCGCCTATGTCGCCGACCAGGGCTGGCAGGCCCCGGTGTGCGACGGCGCCGAGGCCGGCACCACGGGCAAGGACCTGCCGATCAAGGCCGTGAACATCGCCGTGTCCGGAACCAAGGGGACCGCGGGCAGCGGCGCCTTCCAGTACCAGAACTGGAAGGGCACGAAGTGGACGAGCGCGGTGAACGGGATCGACAACTACCTCGGCAGCACCAAGGAGTCGGACGAGCCCCTTCAGGGCTTCACCATCCAGGTCTTCGACGGCAGCGTGTGCGGCAACCCCCATGTGCAGGACCGCGGTTGGCTGGGCGTGGTCTGCACCGACGCCGGCGGCTGGAAGTACATCGGGAGCGACATGAATGAGCACCTTCAGCTGGAGGCGTTCCGTATCACCGTGTGA
- a CDS encoding helix-turn-helix transcriptional regulator has protein sequence MAGTRASTGPSEAGRRVPVAVHASDPISRAGAVSQLRQHPVVELREESDSGPGVVALLVSEILDESTLSRLRRLVRSEGAKAVLVVGVLRENELLDVIECGVGAIVWRHEATGHRLAQAVLAAARGDGDLPSDLLGRLISQVGTLHRTAAGQPGAPTSGLAPREVDVLRLVAEGLDTGEIASKLSYSERTVKNVMHGLTTRLHLRNRAHAVAYALREGYI, from the coding sequence GTGGCCGGCACGAGGGCCAGTACCGGGCCGTCCGAAGCCGGGCGCCGTGTACCCGTGGCCGTGCACGCGTCCGACCCGATCTCCCGCGCCGGCGCGGTCAGCCAGCTGCGGCAGCACCCGGTGGTCGAACTCCGGGAGGAGTCCGACAGCGGGCCCGGCGTCGTGGCCCTCCTGGTCAGCGAGATCCTCGACGAGTCCACGCTGTCCCGGCTGCGCCGGCTCGTCCGCAGCGAGGGCGCCAAGGCCGTTCTCGTGGTGGGCGTGCTGCGCGAGAACGAACTCCTGGACGTCATCGAGTGCGGCGTCGGAGCCATCGTCTGGCGCCACGAGGCCACCGGACACCGGCTGGCGCAGGCAGTGCTCGCCGCCGCCCGGGGCGACGGCGACCTGCCCTCCGACCTGCTCGGCCGGCTCATCAGCCAGGTGGGCACACTGCACCGCACGGCGGCGGGCCAGCCCGGCGCCCCCACCTCGGGCCTCGCGCCGCGCGAGGTCGATGTCCTGCGCCTGGTCGCCGAGGGGCTCGACACCGGGGAGATCGCCAGCAAGCTGTCCTACTCCGAGCGCACGGTCAAGAACGTGATGCATGGGCTCACCACCCGGCTGCATCTGCGCAACCGGGCGCATGCCGTGGCCTATGCCTTGCGCGAAGGCTACATCTGA
- a CDS encoding ATP-binding protein — translation MNPVVPPAVGTAKAEPVVEPAAGLLARLSRLRAQVARLVELRSADDPTADDPLRGLYLSEEAVRHLLVRPGTEDPRDSPGGPPGALPVVDGDDTLARLAARLGLGALDVHILLAVLAPDLDRSFEPLYGYLNDDVGRRRATTGLVLDLCGLPAHEPAARARFHSSAPLTALGLLAVEEPERPFLSRQLRVPDRVAAHLLGDDTPDAALAGHVRPLAPATSYASYPSYATDFTDRLAALLTAGPPAASAPPPPSTVYLREHREGDGLACVTAALYSAGLGALHFSGPEDRVPDLLREARLSGRVVVVSPLPDQPASLVKALTGVDVSDVPVLLTGSGPYDPQWSEDDPLVLEAPRQRAGQPNAWGDALRQGADHHGDPGHPGHHGAPDQPGHPGEPDLGFDLAATVAPYRLGADRIARAARAANRLAGFDGTALTADHLRLAARQQSASGLERHARRIRPDVGWGDLVLPGKPLAQLRELALRARHRDRVLGDWRLSAGGGRGRGVLGLFAGESGTGKTMSAEVVAAELGLDLYVVQLSSIVDKYVGETEKNLERIFSEADRTDAVLLFDEADAVFGKRSEVKDAHDKHANMESAYLLQRLESFDGIALLTTNLRANIDEAFTRRLDLVVDFPFPDAGQRLALWRHSLAMVPCEPGTDPARVADAFELAGGSIRSAVVTAAYSAVGRGGPVTTADLLEGAEREYRKAGRLVPGEGTW, via the coding sequence GTGAATCCCGTGGTTCCACCGGCGGTCGGCACCGCCAAGGCCGAGCCCGTCGTCGAGCCCGCCGCCGGGCTCCTCGCCCGCCTCTCCCGACTGCGCGCCCAGGTGGCCCGGTTGGTCGAGCTGCGCAGTGCCGACGATCCGACGGCCGACGATCCACTGCGCGGGCTGTATCTGTCCGAGGAGGCGGTACGGCACCTGCTCGTGCGGCCCGGAACCGAGGACCCGCGGGATTCCCCCGGGGGTCCGCCCGGCGCCCTGCCGGTGGTCGACGGCGACGACACACTGGCGCGTCTCGCCGCCCGCCTCGGCCTCGGCGCCCTGGACGTCCACATCCTCCTCGCCGTCCTCGCCCCGGACCTCGACCGTTCCTTCGAGCCCCTGTACGGCTATCTCAACGACGACGTCGGCCGCCGCCGGGCCACCACCGGGCTCGTCCTCGACCTGTGCGGACTCCCCGCGCACGAACCGGCGGCCAGGGCCCGCTTCCACTCCTCGGCGCCCCTGACCGCGCTGGGCCTCCTGGCTGTCGAGGAACCCGAACGCCCTTTCCTCAGCCGCCAGTTGCGCGTCCCCGACCGGGTCGCCGCCCATCTTCTCGGCGACGACACCCCGGACGCGGCCCTCGCCGGCCACGTACGCCCCCTCGCGCCCGCGACCTCGTACGCCTCGTATCCCTCGTACGCGACGGACTTCACCGACCGGCTGGCCGCCCTGCTGACCGCCGGGCCCCCCGCGGCTTCCGCGCCCCCGCCACCATCCACCGTCTATCTGCGCGAACACCGCGAAGGCGACGGCCTGGCCTGTGTCACGGCGGCCCTGTACTCGGCCGGACTGGGCGCGCTGCACTTCTCGGGGCCCGAGGACCGGGTCCCGGACCTGCTCCGTGAGGCGCGGCTCAGCGGCCGGGTCGTCGTCGTGTCGCCGCTGCCCGACCAACCCGCCTCCCTCGTCAAGGCGTTGACCGGGGTCGACGTGTCGGACGTACCCGTGCTGCTCACCGGGTCCGGCCCGTACGACCCGCAGTGGTCCGAGGACGACCCGCTGGTCCTGGAGGCGCCCCGGCAGCGCGCGGGGCAGCCGAACGCCTGGGGGGACGCGCTGCGGCAGGGCGCCGATCACCACGGCGACCCCGGCCACCCCGGTCACCATGGCGCCCCTGACCAACCTGGCCACCCCGGTGAACCGGACCTGGGGTTCGATCTGGCGGCCACCGTCGCCCCGTACCGCCTCGGCGCCGACCGCATCGCGCGGGCCGCCCGTGCCGCCAACCGACTCGCCGGCTTCGACGGGACCGCGCTCACCGCCGACCATCTGCGGCTGGCCGCCCGGCAGCAGTCGGCGTCCGGGCTCGAACGGCATGCCCGGCGCATCCGACCGGACGTCGGCTGGGGGGATCTCGTCCTGCCCGGCAAGCCGCTCGCCCAACTGCGTGAACTCGCCCTGCGCGCCCGCCATCGCGACCGGGTCCTCGGCGACTGGCGGCTCAGCGCGGGCGGCGGGCGGGGCCGGGGCGTGCTCGGGCTGTTCGCGGGGGAGTCCGGCACCGGGAAGACGATGTCCGCCGAGGTCGTCGCCGCCGAACTGGGCCTGGATCTCTACGTGGTCCAGCTGTCGTCGATCGTCGACAAGTACGTCGGCGAGACGGAGAAGAACCTCGAACGGATCTTCAGCGAGGCCGACCGCACCGACGCCGTGCTCCTCTTCGACGAGGCCGACGCCGTCTTCGGGAAGCGTTCCGAGGTCAAGGACGCGCACGACAAGCACGCCAACATGGAGAGCGCGTACCTGCTCCAGCGGCTGGAGTCCTTCGACGGTATCGCGCTGCTCACCACCAACCTGCGCGCCAACATCGACGAGGCGTTCACGCGCCGGCTGGACCTGGTGGTCGACTTCCCGTTCCCCGACGCCGGTCAGCGCCTCGCCCTGTGGCGGCACAGCCTCGCCATGGTGCCCTGCGAACCCGGCACCGACCCGGCCCGGGTCGCCGACGCCTTCGAACTGGCCGGCGGCTCGATCCGCAGCGCCGTCGTCACGGCCGCCTACTCCGCCGTCGGACGCGGCGGACCGGTCACGACGGCGGACCTGCTGGAGGGCGCCGAGCGGGAGTACCGCAAGGCGGGACGACTGGTGCCGGGCGAGGGCACCTGGTAG
- a CDS encoding DUF4255 domain-containing protein codes for MIHEVDEVLKGLLGGGALAGSGIDVFFDAPTRDWAARRNGPAVNAYLYDIREDTARRQRGTVSVRDERDVIVRRRQPPRWFRLSYLVTAWTRQPQDEHRLLSAVLANLLPRELLSPDELPGALGELGLSVPLSVSGSHTESRSLAEIWSALGGELKPSLDLVVTAPFPAYPEYDAGPPVTEGAAVRVRAIDGSLEDSPERAHQPRHLEKERRTGTRTP; via the coding sequence GTGATCCACGAGGTGGACGAGGTCCTCAAAGGGCTGCTCGGCGGTGGCGCCCTGGCCGGATCAGGCATCGACGTCTTCTTCGACGCCCCGACCCGGGACTGGGCCGCCCGGCGCAACGGCCCCGCCGTCAACGCCTACTTGTACGACATCCGCGAGGACACCGCCCGCCGCCAGCGCGGCACCGTCTCCGTCCGCGACGAACGCGACGTGATCGTCCGGCGCCGACAGCCGCCCCGCTGGTTCCGGCTGTCGTACCTCGTCACCGCCTGGACCAGGCAGCCCCAGGACGAACACCGGCTGCTGTCCGCCGTGTTGGCCAACCTGCTGCCCCGCGAGCTGCTCTCCCCCGACGAACTCCCCGGCGCGCTGGGCGAGCTGGGCCTCTCCGTGCCGCTCTCCGTGTCCGGAAGCCACACGGAGTCCCGTTCCCTGGCCGAGATCTGGTCCGCCCTCGGCGGCGAACTCAAGCCGTCCCTCGACCTCGTGGTCACGGCACCCTTCCCGGCCTACCCCGAGTACGACGCCGGACCCCCGGTCACGGAGGGCGCCGCCGTCCGCGTCCGCGCGATCGACGGCTCGCTGGAGGACTCCCCGGAACGGGCCCATCAGCCACGGCACTTGGAGAAGGAGCGACGGACGGGGACACGTACTCCGTGA